One segment of Solanum lycopersicum chromosome 1, SLM_r2.1 DNA contains the following:
- the LOC104649423 gene encoding protein ENHANCED DISEASE RESISTANCE 4 isoform X6, producing the protein MSEQAKVRLVRCPKCENLLPELTDYSVYQCGGCGAVLRVTAKNKNEELNKFVEKSEEETMEKPENFDLSDKKLMNMADGSGYDVKSNGSSSSRDRRRALRDAPETYRANLRNVADNWANEDDRVMYKTNIDEQRQENMANEFDPFDSQNGKEIETRGIGRITPYRSSRQRSEAEVLSRSRRADREGMRFSSSIHSEEGSLRYSSGSIYDSDKRLYRKDVDGFNQEEQIQENKAKEFELSESRNGKEIESRRTGRVPDWRSEAEVLPRARRVDPEGMRYASSVNSEEGPSGYWSGSNYDNDKRLYGKDVDDLSQVDCPVDERAELLRKFDELKEQLSRFGDVSELPNERVPLERRMAHHEGYGNPVDRFPESSTRILNGALAQNHVSGERPPYLNHYNAPSPSMNSHDMAGGGFYPSRDRIQGYGGPRRSQLLGGDPYEAPAPFQLQPSHSRFSGRSMGNEITPTDPYRPYLPQANPHHPSCNCFHCCNLNQVRRRAPPAAFGEKRFSDISQNPTFHHHQNRGAFAVGGFARRLPPRGQSSGQLCLPVAGGAPFLTCFNCFQLLQIPKEVFHGGKRQKMKYKSTKKMGHQQRVMLNEGNRYSNGHTNRPSMTFSSEDYDTSKYDFHAMDQELGSLSTGRGSSLKSAEMRSLCSTSSRSSREEDNLNKFAATMEKSDSELPMKGKESPPPAGSPLQEYFDHSNKFHAANRLDHGNRSTRSDAEKLMQKRTTSEQNSTKDLAAATEMDIPSNEYGNTSSSLGSGVYCKEGDQLKATKASFFSGIIKNSFKEFSRSDSSDGEKANITVNGHLIPDRLIKRAEKRAGPIQPGHYWYDFRAGFWGVIGGHCLGIIPPFIEEFNYPMPVNCAGGGTGVFVNGRELNPKDLKLLASRGLPADRDGSYILEISGRVLDEDSGEELESLGKLAPTVEKAKRGFGMRPPKVEA; encoded by the exons ATGTCTGAACAAGCAAAGGTTCGTTTGGTTCGTTGTCCAAAGTGTGAAAATTTGCTACCTGAGCTTACTGATTATTCTGTTTACCAGTGTGGGGGTTGTGGTGCTGTTTTAAGAG TTAcagctaaaaataaaaatgaggagTTGAATAAATTTGTAGAGAAGTCTGAAGAAGAAACTATGGAGAAGCCTGAGAATTTTGATCTTTCAGATAAGAAACTTATGAATATGGCTGATGGTTCCGGTTACGATGTCAAGTCAAATGGCTCTTCCAGCTCAAGGGATAGGAGGAGGGCTTTGCGCGATGCACCTGAAACGTACAGGGCTAATTTGAGGAATGTTGCGGATAATTGGGCTAATGAGGATGATAGGGTGATGTATAAGACTAACATTGATGAACAAAGACAAGAAAATATGGCCAATGAGTTTGACCCTTTTGACTCTCAGAATGGAAAAGAAATTGAAACCCGAGGGATAGGCCGAATTACTCCATATAGGAGTAGTAGGCAGAGAAGTGAGGCTGAAGTGTTGTCTAGGTCTAGAAGAGCTGATCGTGAAGGTATGAGGTTTTCATCCTCCATTCACTCAGAAGAGGGTTCGTTGCGCTACTCCTCAGGATCGATTTATGATAGTGATAAGAGGTTGTACAGGAAGGATGTGGATGGGTTCAATCAGGAGgaacaaattcaagaaaataaggCTAAAGAATTTGAACTTTCTGAATCCCGGAATGGAAAAGAAATTGAGTCCCGAAGAACAGGTAGAGTTCCAGATTGGAGAAGTGAGGCAGAGGTGTTGCCCAGGGCAAGAAGAGTAGATCCTGAAGGTATGAGGTACGCGTCCTCCGTTAACTCAGAAGAGGGTCCTTCTGGCTACTGGTCAGGTTCAAATTATGATAATGATAAGAGGTTGTATGGGAAAGATGTGGATGATTTAAGTCAGGTTGATTGTCCAGTTGATGAGCGAGCAGAGCTTTTGAGGAAGTTTGATGAGCTAAAAGAGCAGCTCAGTCGGTTTGGTGATGTGTCTGAGTTGCCTAACGAAAGAGTCCCACTTGAAAGGAGGATGGCTCATCATGAAGGTTATGGAAATCCCGTTGACCGGTTTCCTGAAAGCTCTACAAGGATCTTGAATGGAGCTTTGGCACAAAATCATGTTTCTGGTGAAAGACCTCCCTACCTGAACCACTACAATGCGCCCTCGCCTTCTATGAATTCTCATGACATGGCTGGCGGTGGATTTTATCCTTCTAGAGACCGTATCCAGGGATATGGAGGTCCTCGAAGGTCCCAATTGCTTGGTGGAGATCCATACGAAGCCCCAGCTCCATTTCAATTGCAGCCCTCTCACTCCCGTTTTTCTGGGCGGTCAATGGGTAATGAAATCACACCTACAGATCCTTATCGACCTTACCTGCCTCAGGCTAATCCTCATCATCCATCTTGTAATTGTTTTCACTGCTGCAACTTAAATCAAGTCCGTAGACGAGCTCCACCCGCTGCTTTTGGTGAGAAAAGGTTCTCTGACATTTCACAGAACCCAACGTTCCACCATCATCAAAATAGAGGTGCATTTG CTGTAGGTGGTTTTGCTCGTCGACTTCCTCCCAGGGGTCAGTCTAGTGGACAATTATGTCTACCTGTAGCTGGTGGAGCCCCATTTTTAACGTGCTTCAATTGTTTTCAGCTGCTGCAAATACCTAAGGAAGTTTTTCATGGTGGTAAAAGGCAAAAAATGAAAT ATAAAAGCACTAAAAAGATGGGTCATCAACAGAGAGTCATGTTGAATGAAGGGAATCGATACTCCAATGGACATACAAACCGTCCTAGCATGACCTTTTCCTCCGAAGATTACGATACTTCTAAATATGATTTCCATGCAATGGATCAAGAACTTGGATCACTATCAACAGGCCGTGGAAGTTCCCTTAAATCTGCTGAGATGAGAAGCCTTTGTTCTACATCTTCACGCAGTTCAAGGGAAGAGGACAACCTCAATAAATTTGCTGCAACAATGGAAAAGTCTGACTCTGAGCTGCCAATGAAGGGTAAAGAATCTCCACCACCAGCTGGTTCGCCACTGCAAGAGTACTTTGACCATTCTAACAAATTTCATGCTGCCAACCGACTGGATCATGGAAACAGAAGTACGCGCTCAGATGCAGAGAAGCTGATGCAAAAAAGAACTACTTCAGAGCAGAACTCCACTAAAGATTTAGCTGCAGCAACTGAGATGGACATACCATCCAATGAGTATGGTAACACTAGCTCATCTTTAGGGTCTGGTGTATATTGTAAAGAAGGAGACCAGCTGAAAGCCACTAAAGCATCATTTTTCTCTGGCATTATAAAGAACAGTTTTAAAGAATTCAGCCGATCTGATTCTTCCGATGGGGAAAAGGCCAACATTACCGTTAATGGGCATCTTATACCAGATAGGTTGATTAAAAGGGCAGAAAAGCGTGCTGGACCAATACAACCTGGACATTACTG GTATGATTTTCGAGCTGGATTTTGGGGAGTTATCGGTGGTCATTGTCTGGGCATTATCCCT CCATTTATTGAAGAATTTAACTATCCCATGCCTGTAAACTGTGCTGGTGGAGGTACTGGAGTATTTGTTAACGGGAGAGAGCTTAACCCAAAGGATCTGAAGTTGCTTGCAAGTAGGGGCCTTCCAGCTGACAGAGACGGGTCTTATATTCTTGAAATTTCTGGTAGAGTCCTTGACGAGGATTCTGGTGAAGAGTTAGAGAGCCTGGGAAAACTTGCTCCGAC CGTTGAGAAAGCAAAGCGTGGTTTTGGGATGAGACCTCCAAAAGTAGAAGCATAA
- the LOC104649423 gene encoding protein ENHANCED DISEASE RESISTANCE 4 isoform X2 codes for MSEQAKVRLVRCPKCENLLPELTDYSVYQCGGCGAVLRAKNKNEELNKFVEKSEEETMEKPENFDLSDKKLMNMADGSGYDVKSNGSSSSRDRRRALRDAPETYRANLRNVADNWANEDDRVMYKTNIDEQRQENMANEFDPFDSQNGKEIETRGIGRITPYRSSRQRSEAEVLSRSRRADREGMRFSSSIHSEEGSLRYSSGSIYDSDKRLYRKDVDGFNQEEQIQENKAKEFELSESRNGKEIESRRTGRVPDWRSEAEVLPRARRVDPEGMRYASSVNSEEGPSGYWSGSNYDNDKRLYGKDVDDLSQVDCPVDERAELLRKFDELKEQLSRFGDVSELPNERVPLERRMAHHEGYGNPVDRFPESSTRILNGALAQNHVSGERPPYLNHYNAPSPSMNSHDMAGGGFYPSRDRIQGYGGPRRSQLLGGDPYEAPAPFQLQPSHSRFSGRSMGNEITPTDPYRPYLPQANPHHPSCNCFHCCNLNQVRRRAPPAAFGEKRFSDISQNPTFHHHQNRGAFGKQDYNPRNANPLPLKPQNPQSQMAHFVDLNAAVGGFARRLPPRGQSSGQLCLPVAGGAPFLTCFNCFQLLQIPKEVFHGGKRQKMKCGSCSAVMVIAVSDNKLTVSIDERIDKSTKKMGHQQRVMLNEGNRYSNGHTNRPSMTFSSEDYDTSKYDFHAMDQELGSLSTGRGSSLKSAEMRSLCSTSSRSSREEDNLNKFAATMEKSDSELPMKGKESPPPAGSPLQEYFDHSNKFHAANRLDHGNRSTRSDAEKLMQKRTTSEQNSTKDLAAATEMDIPSNEYGNTSSSLGSGVYCKEGDQLKATKASFFSGIIKNSFKEFSRSDSSDGEKANITVNGHLIPDRLIKRAEKRAGPIQPGHYWYDFRAGFWGVIGGHCLGIIPPFIEEFNYPMPVNCAGGGTGVFVNGRELNPKDLKLLASRGLPADRDGSYILEISGRVLDEDSGEELESLGKLAPTVEKAKRGFGMRPPKVEA; via the exons ATGTCTGAACAAGCAAAGGTTCGTTTGGTTCGTTGTCCAAAGTGTGAAAATTTGCTACCTGAGCTTACTGATTATTCTGTTTACCAGTGTGGGGGTTGTGGTGCTGTTTTAAGAG ctaaaaataaaaatgaggagTTGAATAAATTTGTAGAGAAGTCTGAAGAAGAAACTATGGAGAAGCCTGAGAATTTTGATCTTTCAGATAAGAAACTTATGAATATGGCTGATGGTTCCGGTTACGATGTCAAGTCAAATGGCTCTTCCAGCTCAAGGGATAGGAGGAGGGCTTTGCGCGATGCACCTGAAACGTACAGGGCTAATTTGAGGAATGTTGCGGATAATTGGGCTAATGAGGATGATAGGGTGATGTATAAGACTAACATTGATGAACAAAGACAAGAAAATATGGCCAATGAGTTTGACCCTTTTGACTCTCAGAATGGAAAAGAAATTGAAACCCGAGGGATAGGCCGAATTACTCCATATAGGAGTAGTAGGCAGAGAAGTGAGGCTGAAGTGTTGTCTAGGTCTAGAAGAGCTGATCGTGAAGGTATGAGGTTTTCATCCTCCATTCACTCAGAAGAGGGTTCGTTGCGCTACTCCTCAGGATCGATTTATGATAGTGATAAGAGGTTGTACAGGAAGGATGTGGATGGGTTCAATCAGGAGgaacaaattcaagaaaataaggCTAAAGAATTTGAACTTTCTGAATCCCGGAATGGAAAAGAAATTGAGTCCCGAAGAACAGGTAGAGTTCCAGATTGGAGAAGTGAGGCAGAGGTGTTGCCCAGGGCAAGAAGAGTAGATCCTGAAGGTATGAGGTACGCGTCCTCCGTTAACTCAGAAGAGGGTCCTTCTGGCTACTGGTCAGGTTCAAATTATGATAATGATAAGAGGTTGTATGGGAAAGATGTGGATGATTTAAGTCAGGTTGATTGTCCAGTTGATGAGCGAGCAGAGCTTTTGAGGAAGTTTGATGAGCTAAAAGAGCAGCTCAGTCGGTTTGGTGATGTGTCTGAGTTGCCTAACGAAAGAGTCCCACTTGAAAGGAGGATGGCTCATCATGAAGGTTATGGAAATCCCGTTGACCGGTTTCCTGAAAGCTCTACAAGGATCTTGAATGGAGCTTTGGCACAAAATCATGTTTCTGGTGAAAGACCTCCCTACCTGAACCACTACAATGCGCCCTCGCCTTCTATGAATTCTCATGACATGGCTGGCGGTGGATTTTATCCTTCTAGAGACCGTATCCAGGGATATGGAGGTCCTCGAAGGTCCCAATTGCTTGGTGGAGATCCATACGAAGCCCCAGCTCCATTTCAATTGCAGCCCTCTCACTCCCGTTTTTCTGGGCGGTCAATGGGTAATGAAATCACACCTACAGATCCTTATCGACCTTACCTGCCTCAGGCTAATCCTCATCATCCATCTTGTAATTGTTTTCACTGCTGCAACTTAAATCAAGTCCGTAGACGAGCTCCACCCGCTGCTTTTGGTGAGAAAAGGTTCTCTGACATTTCACAGAACCCAACGTTCCACCATCATCAAAATAGAGGTGCATTTGGTAAGCAAGATTATAATCCTCGAAATGCCAATCCTCTTCCGTTAAAGCCGCAGAATCCTCAATCACAAATGGCTCATTTTGTTGACCTGAATGCAGCTGTAGGTGGTTTTGCTCGTCGACTTCCTCCCAGGGGTCAGTCTAGTGGACAATTATGTCTACCTGTAGCTGGTGGAGCCCCATTTTTAACGTGCTTCAATTGTTTTCAGCTGCTGCAAATACCTAAGGAAGTTTTTCATGGTGGTAAAAGGCAAAAAATGAAATGTGGGTCATGTTCTGCAGTTATGGTTATTGCAGTTTCAGATAATAAACTGACTGTTTCTATTGATGAACGAATAGATAAAAGCACTAAAAAGATGGGTCATCAACAGAGAGTCATGTTGAATGAAGGGAATCGATACTCCAATGGACATACAAACCGTCCTAGCATGACCTTTTCCTCCGAAGATTACGATACTTCTAAATATGATTTCCATGCAATGGATCAAGAACTTGGATCACTATCAACAGGCCGTGGAAGTTCCCTTAAATCTGCTGAGATGAGAAGCCTTTGTTCTACATCTTCACGCAGTTCAAGGGAAGAGGACAACCTCAATAAATTTGCTGCAACAATGGAAAAGTCTGACTCTGAGCTGCCAATGAAGGGTAAAGAATCTCCACCACCAGCTGGTTCGCCACTGCAAGAGTACTTTGACCATTCTAACAAATTTCATGCTGCCAACCGACTGGATCATGGAAACAGAAGTACGCGCTCAGATGCAGAGAAGCTGATGCAAAAAAGAACTACTTCAGAGCAGAACTCCACTAAAGATTTAGCTGCAGCAACTGAGATGGACATACCATCCAATGAGTATGGTAACACTAGCTCATCTTTAGGGTCTGGTGTATATTGTAAAGAAGGAGACCAGCTGAAAGCCACTAAAGCATCATTTTTCTCTGGCATTATAAAGAACAGTTTTAAAGAATTCAGCCGATCTGATTCTTCCGATGGGGAAAAGGCCAACATTACCGTTAATGGGCATCTTATACCAGATAGGTTGATTAAAAGGGCAGAAAAGCGTGCTGGACCAATACAACCTGGACATTACTG GTATGATTTTCGAGCTGGATTTTGGGGAGTTATCGGTGGTCATTGTCTGGGCATTATCCCT CCATTTATTGAAGAATTTAACTATCCCATGCCTGTAAACTGTGCTGGTGGAGGTACTGGAGTATTTGTTAACGGGAGAGAGCTTAACCCAAAGGATCTGAAGTTGCTTGCAAGTAGGGGCCTTCCAGCTGACAGAGACGGGTCTTATATTCTTGAAATTTCTGGTAGAGTCCTTGACGAGGATTCTGGTGAAGAGTTAGAGAGCCTGGGAAAACTTGCTCCGAC CGTTGAGAAAGCAAAGCGTGGTTTTGGGATGAGACCTCCAAAAGTAGAAGCATAA
- the LOC104649423 gene encoding protein ENHANCED DISEASE RESISTANCE 4 isoform X5 — protein sequence MSEQAKVRLVRCPKCENLLPELTDYSVYQCGGCGAVLRAKNKNEELNKFVEKSEEETMEKPENFDLSDKKLMNMADGSGYDVKSNGSSSSRDRRRALRDAPETYRANLRNVADNWANEDDRVMYKTNIDEQRQENMANEFDPFDSQNGKEIETRGIGRITPYRSSRQRSEAEVLSRSRRADREGMRFSSSIHSEEGSLRYSSGSIYDSDKRLYRKDVDGFNQEEQIQENKAKEFELSESRNGKEIESRRTGRVPDWRSEAEVLPRARRVDPEGMRYASSVNSEEGPSGYWSGSNYDNDKRLYGKDVDDLSQVDCPVDERAELLRKFDELKEQLSRFGDVSELPNERVPLERRMAHHEGYGNPVDRFPESSTRILNGALAQNHVSGERPPYLNHYNAPSPSMNSHDMAGGGFYPSRDRIQGYGGPRRSQLLGGDPYEAPAPFQLQPSHSRFSGRSMGNEITPTDPYRPYLPQANPHHPSCNCFHCCNLNQVRRRAPPAAFGEKRFSDISQNPTFHHHQNRGAFAVGGFARRLPPRGQSSGQLCLPVAGGAPFLTCFNCFQLLQIPKEVFHGGKRQKMKCGSCSAVMVIAVSDNKLTVSIDERIDKSTKKMGHQQRVMLNEGNRYSNGHTNRPSMTFSSEDYDTSKYDFHAMDQELGSLSTGRGSSLKSAEMRSLCSTSSRSSREEDNLNKFAATMEKSDSELPMKGKESPPPAGSPLQEYFDHSNKFHAANRLDHGNRSTRSDAEKLMQKRTTSEQNSTKDLAAATEMDIPSNEYGNTSSSLGSGVYCKEGDQLKATKASFFSGIIKNSFKEFSRSDSSDGEKANITVNGHLIPDRLIKRAEKRAGPIQPGHYWYDFRAGFWGVIGGHCLGIIPPFIEEFNYPMPVNCAGGGTGVFVNGRELNPKDLKLLASRGLPADRDGSYILEISGRVLDEDSGEELESLGKLAPTVEKAKRGFGMRPPKVEA from the exons ATGTCTGAACAAGCAAAGGTTCGTTTGGTTCGTTGTCCAAAGTGTGAAAATTTGCTACCTGAGCTTACTGATTATTCTGTTTACCAGTGTGGGGGTTGTGGTGCTGTTTTAAGAG ctaaaaataaaaatgaggagTTGAATAAATTTGTAGAGAAGTCTGAAGAAGAAACTATGGAGAAGCCTGAGAATTTTGATCTTTCAGATAAGAAACTTATGAATATGGCTGATGGTTCCGGTTACGATGTCAAGTCAAATGGCTCTTCCAGCTCAAGGGATAGGAGGAGGGCTTTGCGCGATGCACCTGAAACGTACAGGGCTAATTTGAGGAATGTTGCGGATAATTGGGCTAATGAGGATGATAGGGTGATGTATAAGACTAACATTGATGAACAAAGACAAGAAAATATGGCCAATGAGTTTGACCCTTTTGACTCTCAGAATGGAAAAGAAATTGAAACCCGAGGGATAGGCCGAATTACTCCATATAGGAGTAGTAGGCAGAGAAGTGAGGCTGAAGTGTTGTCTAGGTCTAGAAGAGCTGATCGTGAAGGTATGAGGTTTTCATCCTCCATTCACTCAGAAGAGGGTTCGTTGCGCTACTCCTCAGGATCGATTTATGATAGTGATAAGAGGTTGTACAGGAAGGATGTGGATGGGTTCAATCAGGAGgaacaaattcaagaaaataaggCTAAAGAATTTGAACTTTCTGAATCCCGGAATGGAAAAGAAATTGAGTCCCGAAGAACAGGTAGAGTTCCAGATTGGAGAAGTGAGGCAGAGGTGTTGCCCAGGGCAAGAAGAGTAGATCCTGAAGGTATGAGGTACGCGTCCTCCGTTAACTCAGAAGAGGGTCCTTCTGGCTACTGGTCAGGTTCAAATTATGATAATGATAAGAGGTTGTATGGGAAAGATGTGGATGATTTAAGTCAGGTTGATTGTCCAGTTGATGAGCGAGCAGAGCTTTTGAGGAAGTTTGATGAGCTAAAAGAGCAGCTCAGTCGGTTTGGTGATGTGTCTGAGTTGCCTAACGAAAGAGTCCCACTTGAAAGGAGGATGGCTCATCATGAAGGTTATGGAAATCCCGTTGACCGGTTTCCTGAAAGCTCTACAAGGATCTTGAATGGAGCTTTGGCACAAAATCATGTTTCTGGTGAAAGACCTCCCTACCTGAACCACTACAATGCGCCCTCGCCTTCTATGAATTCTCATGACATGGCTGGCGGTGGATTTTATCCTTCTAGAGACCGTATCCAGGGATATGGAGGTCCTCGAAGGTCCCAATTGCTTGGTGGAGATCCATACGAAGCCCCAGCTCCATTTCAATTGCAGCCCTCTCACTCCCGTTTTTCTGGGCGGTCAATGGGTAATGAAATCACACCTACAGATCCTTATCGACCTTACCTGCCTCAGGCTAATCCTCATCATCCATCTTGTAATTGTTTTCACTGCTGCAACTTAAATCAAGTCCGTAGACGAGCTCCACCCGCTGCTTTTGGTGAGAAAAGGTTCTCTGACATTTCACAGAACCCAACGTTCCACCATCATCAAAATAGAGGTGCATTTG CTGTAGGTGGTTTTGCTCGTCGACTTCCTCCCAGGGGTCAGTCTAGTGGACAATTATGTCTACCTGTAGCTGGTGGAGCCCCATTTTTAACGTGCTTCAATTGTTTTCAGCTGCTGCAAATACCTAAGGAAGTTTTTCATGGTGGTAAAAGGCAAAAAATGAAATGTGGGTCATGTTCTGCAGTTATGGTTATTGCAGTTTCAGATAATAAACTGACTGTTTCTATTGATGAACGAATAGATAAAAGCACTAAAAAGATGGGTCATCAACAGAGAGTCATGTTGAATGAAGGGAATCGATACTCCAATGGACATACAAACCGTCCTAGCATGACCTTTTCCTCCGAAGATTACGATACTTCTAAATATGATTTCCATGCAATGGATCAAGAACTTGGATCACTATCAACAGGCCGTGGAAGTTCCCTTAAATCTGCTGAGATGAGAAGCCTTTGTTCTACATCTTCACGCAGTTCAAGGGAAGAGGACAACCTCAATAAATTTGCTGCAACAATGGAAAAGTCTGACTCTGAGCTGCCAATGAAGGGTAAAGAATCTCCACCACCAGCTGGTTCGCCACTGCAAGAGTACTTTGACCATTCTAACAAATTTCATGCTGCCAACCGACTGGATCATGGAAACAGAAGTACGCGCTCAGATGCAGAGAAGCTGATGCAAAAAAGAACTACTTCAGAGCAGAACTCCACTAAAGATTTAGCTGCAGCAACTGAGATGGACATACCATCCAATGAGTATGGTAACACTAGCTCATCTTTAGGGTCTGGTGTATATTGTAAAGAAGGAGACCAGCTGAAAGCCACTAAAGCATCATTTTTCTCTGGCATTATAAAGAACAGTTTTAAAGAATTCAGCCGATCTGATTCTTCCGATGGGGAAAAGGCCAACATTACCGTTAATGGGCATCTTATACCAGATAGGTTGATTAAAAGGGCAGAAAAGCGTGCTGGACCAATACAACCTGGACATTACTG GTATGATTTTCGAGCTGGATTTTGGGGAGTTATCGGTGGTCATTGTCTGGGCATTATCCCT CCATTTATTGAAGAATTTAACTATCCCATGCCTGTAAACTGTGCTGGTGGAGGTACTGGAGTATTTGTTAACGGGAGAGAGCTTAACCCAAAGGATCTGAAGTTGCTTGCAAGTAGGGGCCTTCCAGCTGACAGAGACGGGTCTTATATTCTTGAAATTTCTGGTAGAGTCCTTGACGAGGATTCTGGTGAAGAGTTAGAGAGCCTGGGAAAACTTGCTCCGAC CGTTGAGAAAGCAAAGCGTGGTTTTGGGATGAGACCTCCAAAAGTAGAAGCATAA